One window from the genome of Pseudomonas frederiksbergensis encodes:
- a CDS encoding response regulator transcription factor has protein sequence MNRILTIEDDAVTAREIVAELTRNGLDVDWVDNGREGLERAVSGDYDLITLDRMLPELDGLVIVTTLRTMGVATPILMISALSDVDERVRGLRAGGDDYLTKPFATDEMAARVEVLLRRNNGAREPETVLRVADLELNLISREASRNGQLLSLLPTEYKLLEFLMRNSGQILSRMMIFEEVWGYHFDPGTNLIDVHIGRLRKKIDPPGLEPLIRTVRGSGYVIAEPR, from the coding sequence ATGAACCGCATCCTGACCATCGAAGACGACGCCGTGACCGCCCGGGAAATCGTCGCCGAACTGACCCGCAACGGCCTGGACGTCGACTGGGTCGACAACGGCCGCGAGGGCCTGGAACGCGCGGTTAGCGGTGACTACGACCTGATCACCCTCGACCGCATGCTGCCCGAGCTCGACGGCCTGGTCATCGTCACCACGCTGCGGACCATGGGGGTGGCCACGCCGATCCTGATGATCAGCGCCCTCTCCGATGTCGACGAACGCGTCCGTGGCCTGCGCGCCGGTGGCGACGATTACCTGACCAAGCCGTTCGCCACCGATGAAATGGCCGCCCGGGTGGAGGTGTTGCTGCGACGCAACAACGGCGCCCGCGAACCGGAGACCGTCCTGCGGGTGGCGGACCTGGAACTGAACCTGATCAGCCGCGAAGCCAGCCGCAACGGGCAATTGCTCAGCCTGCTGCCCACCGAATACAAGTTGCTGGAATTCTTGATGCGCAACAGCGGCCAGATCCTCTCGCGCATGATGATTTTCGAGGAAGTCTGGGGGTATCACTTTGACCCCGGCACCAACCTGATCGACGTCCACATCGGGCGCCTGCGCAAGAAAATCGACCCGCCGGGCCTGGAACCGCTGATTCGCACGGTACGAGGTTCCGGCTATGTCATTGCTGAACCCCGCTAA
- the hcnA gene encoding cyanide-forming glycine dehydrogenase subunit HcnA has translation MQPQDLLHRQFDIQPLKQADMTVHLDGKAVNAAQGETVLTVIQALGQRQVARNDHGQLSGAYCGMGVCQCCLVKIDGRHKRRACQTLVRPGMQIETRANRIAETEAP, from the coding sequence ATGCAACCTCAAGACCTATTACACCGACAATTCGATATCCAGCCATTGAAACAGGCTGACATGACCGTGCACCTGGACGGAAAGGCTGTCAACGCCGCCCAGGGCGAAACCGTACTCACCGTCATCCAGGCCCTGGGCCAACGCCAGGTCGCCCGTAACGACCACGGCCAGCTCAGCGGTGCCTATTGCGGGATGGGCGTGTGCCAGTGCTGCCTCGTCAAGATCGACGGTCGCCACAAACGTCGCGCCTGCCAGACGCTGGTGCGCCCCGGCATGCAGATCGAAACCCGGGCCAACCGCATCGCTGAAACGGAGGCGCCATGA
- the hcnB gene encoding cyanide-forming glycine dehydrogenase subunit HcnB, which produces MNHAPVIVGGGPAGMAAAIELASRKVRCTLLEEAPRLGGVVYRGPLRDGVRLDYLGPRYSEALEKLHGEFQRHADLIDVQLGSRVIGAEGFRALMVLDADERLREVAYSQLILAAGCHERSVPFPGWTLPGVMMLGGLQLQIKSGVVRPPSPVVIAGTGPLLPLVACQLHASGVTVAGVYEACAFGRIAKESLALLNKPQLFLDGLGMLAYLKRHRIPVRYGWGVVRVEGEDELSGVTVAPYSADWTPDLTRAEQVPAQTLAVGYGFIPRTQLSQQMGLEHGFSDDGYLRAVSDAWQRGSEAHVHLAGDMGGIRGGEAAMLSGRIAALSVLVQRNVLDEATALGHRDRYQAQLERILRFRAAVDRYTQRGAGQTALPAADTVICRCEHATRADIDRALEQGVQDMASLKMRTRVSMGDCQGRMCVGYCSDRLREATGRADVGWLRPRFPIDPVPFSAFQNIGTEAASHD; this is translated from the coding sequence ATGAACCACGCTCCGGTGATCGTCGGCGGCGGGCCGGCGGGTATGGCGGCGGCCATTGAACTGGCCTCCCGCAAGGTACGTTGCACCTTGCTCGAAGAGGCACCGCGCCTCGGTGGCGTGGTGTATCGCGGCCCCCTGCGCGATGGCGTACGCCTGGATTACCTGGGGCCCCGCTACAGCGAAGCCTTGGAGAAACTTCACGGGGAATTCCAACGCCATGCCGATTTGATCGATGTGCAGCTGGGCAGTCGTGTCATCGGGGCCGAGGGGTTCCGGGCGTTGATGGTGCTCGATGCGGATGAGCGTCTACGAGAGGTTGCCTATTCGCAGTTGATCCTGGCAGCGGGATGTCATGAGCGCAGCGTGCCGTTCCCCGGCTGGACCCTGCCGGGCGTGATGATGCTTGGCGGCTTGCAGTTGCAGATCAAGAGCGGCGTGGTCAGGCCGCCGAGCCCGGTGGTGATCGCCGGGACGGGCCCGCTGTTGCCATTGGTGGCCTGTCAGCTGCACGCCTCGGGCGTCACCGTGGCGGGTGTCTACGAGGCGTGTGCGTTCGGCAGGATCGCCAAGGAAAGCCTCGCCTTGCTCAATAAACCGCAACTGTTCCTCGATGGCCTGGGCATGCTCGCGTATCTCAAGCGGCATCGCATTCCCGTGCGCTATGGCTGGGGCGTGGTGCGTGTCGAAGGCGAGGACGAGTTGAGCGGCGTGACCGTCGCGCCGTATTCCGCCGATTGGACGCCGGACCTTACGCGCGCCGAACAGGTGCCGGCCCAGACGCTGGCAGTCGGCTACGGGTTTATCCCGCGCACCCAGTTGAGCCAGCAGATGGGCCTGGAACATGGCTTCAGCGATGACGGGTATCTACGGGCCGTGTCCGATGCCTGGCAACGCGGCAGCGAGGCGCATGTTCATCTGGCGGGTGACATGGGCGGGATTCGCGGGGGAGAGGCGGCCATGCTGAGCGGGCGCATCGCGGCGTTGTCGGTGCTGGTGCAACGCAATGTCCTGGATGAGGCGACGGCCCTTGGGCATCGCGATCGGTATCAGGCGCAACTGGAGCGCATCCTTCGCTTTCGCGCCGCCGTCGATCGCTACACCCAGCGCGGGGCGGGCCAAACGGCGCTGCCTGCCGCCGACACGGTGATCTGCCGCTGCGAACATGCCACCCGCGCCGACATCGACCGGGCGCTGGAGCAGGGCGTGCAAGACATGGCCAGCCTGAAAATGCGCACCCGCGTGAGCATGGGTGACTGCCAGGGACGCATGTGTGTCGGTTATTGCAGCGACCGGTTGCGCGAGGCCACAGGGCGGGCCGATGTGGGCTGGTTGCGACCGCGCTTCCCCATCGATCCGGTGCCTTTTTCAGCATTCCAGAATATCGGCACGGAGGCCGCTTCCCATGACTAA
- the hcnC gene encoding cyanide-forming glycine dehydrogenase subunit HcnC, with translation MTKHYDVVIAGGGVIGASCAYQLSKRKHLKIALIDAKRPGNATRASAGGLWAIGESVGLGCGVIFFRMMSANRKRQAQGAAVAVDASTPHILPDSFFEFALQSNAMYPQLHQELMDRHGMDFKFEETGLKFVIYDDEDRLYAEHIVACIPHLADQVRWLDQAALREAEPSVSHEALGALEFLCDHQVSPFRLADAYTEGARQNGVDLFFNTHVTEVLRSGTRVTGVKTVEAGTFSCGTLINAAGAWAADLSEQATGVRIPVKPVKGQILLTERMPKILNGCLTTSDCYVAQKDNGEILIGSTTEDKGFDVTTTYPEIEGLVQGAMRCIPQLVDINLKRTWAGLRPGSPDELPILGPMRGVDGYLNACGHFRTGILTSAITGVLLDKLVNDEPLPLDITPFLADRFEVAAIAEPRGMEPA, from the coding sequence ATGACTAAGCATTATGACGTGGTGATTGCCGGTGGCGGCGTGATCGGCGCTTCCTGTGCCTATCAGTTGTCCAAGCGCAAGCATTTGAAGATCGCCCTGATCGACGCCAAGCGCCCCGGCAACGCCACCCGTGCATCGGCGGGCGGTTTGTGGGCCATTGGTGAGTCAGTGGGCCTGGGCTGCGGGGTGATTTTCTTTCGCATGATGTCGGCCAATCGCAAGCGCCAGGCCCAAGGTGCCGCCGTGGCGGTGGATGCCAGTACGCCACACATCCTGCCCGACTCGTTCTTCGAATTCGCCTTGCAATCCAACGCGATGTACCCGCAGTTGCACCAGGAACTGATGGACCGCCATGGCATGGATTTCAAATTCGAAGAGACCGGGCTGAAGTTTGTGATCTATGACGATGAGGACCGCTTGTACGCCGAGCACATCGTCGCCTGCATCCCCCATCTGGCCGACCAGGTGCGCTGGCTCGACCAGGCGGCCTTGCGCGAGGCAGAGCCGAGTGTCAGCCATGAGGCCCTCGGCGCGCTGGAGTTTCTCTGCGATCATCAGGTCAGCCCGTTTCGCCTGGCCGACGCCTACACCGAGGGCGCGCGGCAGAACGGTGTCGACCTGTTCTTCAACACCCACGTCACTGAAGTGTTGCGAAGCGGGACGCGGGTCACAGGTGTGAAGACCGTCGAGGCCGGAACGTTCAGCTGCGGGACGCTGATCAACGCCGCCGGCGCCTGGGCGGCGGACCTGAGCGAGCAGGCTACGGGCGTGCGGATTCCGGTCAAGCCGGTCAAGGGCCAGATCCTCTTGACCGAGCGCATGCCGAAAATCCTCAACGGCTGCCTGACCACCAGCGATTGCTACGTGGCGCAGAAAGACAACGGTGAAATCCTGATCGGCAGTACCACGGAGGACAAAGGGTTCGACGTGACCACTACCTATCCGGAGATCGAAGGGCTGGTTCAAGGTGCCATGCGCTGCATCCCGCAATTGGTCGACATCAACCTCAAGCGCACCTGGGCTGGCCTGCGTCCCGGCTCACCTGACGAGCTACCGATCCTGGGACCGATGCGCGGCGTGGACGGCTACCTGAACGCCTGCGGGCATTTCCGCACCGGCATTCTCACCTCGGCCATTACCGGGGTGTTGCTGGACAAGTTGGTCAACGACGAGCCGTTGCCGCTGGACATCACGCCGTTCCTGGCGGACCGCTTCGAAGTGGCGGCGATTGCAGAGCCAAGGGGAATGGAACCGGCCTGA
- a CDS encoding glutathione S-transferase N-terminal domain-containing protein, whose protein sequence is MKLIGMLDSPYVRRVAISAKRLGISLEHESVSVFRQFEHFQSINPVVKAPTLVLDDGSVLMDSTLIIDYLEALAGPSHSLMPNDLAQRLRSLRLVGLALAACEKSVQIYYERTLRPADIQHAPWLARVSGQLLAAYGELERELAKQPLPTDGSIDQAGITIAVAWTFTNLLVADQVQGKAFPQISAFTAYAEGLEVFVNTPVQ, encoded by the coding sequence ATGAAACTGATCGGCATGCTGGACTCGCCCTATGTGCGACGCGTCGCCATTTCCGCCAAACGGCTGGGAATCTCCCTGGAACATGAATCGGTTTCGGTGTTCAGGCAATTCGAGCATTTCCAGAGCATCAACCCGGTGGTCAAGGCGCCAACATTGGTGCTGGATGATGGCTCGGTGTTGATGGATTCCACTTTGATCATCGATTACCTGGAGGCGCTGGCTGGGCCATCCCACAGCCTGATGCCGAACGATTTGGCCCAACGGTTGCGCTCGTTGCGACTGGTCGGATTGGCGCTCGCGGCATGCGAAAAATCGGTGCAAATCTATTACGAACGCACGTTGCGCCCGGCCGACATCCAGCATGCGCCGTGGCTCGCGCGGGTATCGGGCCAGTTGCTGGCGGCCTACGGTGAGTTGGAAAGGGAACTGGCGAAACAGCCACTGCCCACCGATGGCTCGATCGACCAGGCCGGCATTACCATCGCGGTGGCTTGGACCTTCACCAACCTGTTGGTGGCGGATCAGGTGCAGGGCAAGGCGTTCCCGCAGATCAGCGCATTTACCGCCTATGCCGAAGGGTTGGAAGTGTTTGTCAACACACCGGTGCAATAA
- a CDS encoding MurR/RpiR family transcriptional regulator — translation MTRPDLPAPSESASEAALPSPPINAERLLQLITEEYEGLPRQLKRIASYMSQQSDRIMVDRISDIARECEVHPSAIVRFSQRFGFSGFSEMQALFREAYTHKTTPVQNYQQRIRSMIANKSQKANAGDLARECVNATLSGIERLGLELDDEAFEKAVDLVVNADNIYVVGVRRSFAVADYLVYNLQHTNKRIHLVSGLGGSYREQMRSVRANDLVIAISFTPYGKETQHCLRIAQHHQAKTLIITDSNLSPLAKRANAVLLVNEGSSFAFRSLSATLCLCQALFIAVAYRLELKVDEIHEQVGFED, via the coding sequence ATGACCCGCCCCGATCTGCCGGCGCCGTCCGAGAGCGCGTCCGAAGCCGCCCTCCCCAGCCCACCGATCAACGCCGAGCGGCTGTTGCAACTGATCACCGAGGAATACGAGGGCCTGCCGCGCCAGCTCAAGCGCATCGCCAGCTACATGAGCCAGCAAAGCGACCGGATCATGGTCGACCGCATCAGCGACATCGCTCGGGAATGCGAAGTCCACCCTTCGGCCATCGTGCGCTTTTCGCAGCGCTTCGGCTTCAGCGGGTTCAGCGAAATGCAGGCCTTGTTCCGCGAGGCGTACACCCACAAGACCACGCCGGTGCAGAACTACCAGCAACGCATTCGCAGCATGATCGCCAACAAGTCGCAGAAGGCCAATGCCGGCGACCTGGCCCGCGAATGCGTCAATGCGACCCTGTCAGGCATCGAGCGCCTGGGGCTGGAACTCGATGACGAGGCGTTCGAAAAAGCCGTGGACCTGGTGGTCAACGCGGACAACATCTACGTGGTCGGTGTGCGACGTTCATTCGCCGTGGCCGATTACCTCGTCTACAACCTGCAGCACACCAACAAGCGCATTCACCTGGTGTCCGGCCTGGGCGGCAGTTACCGCGAGCAGATGCGCAGCGTGCGGGCCAACGACCTGGTAATTGCCATCAGCTTTACGCCCTATGGCAAGGAAACCCAGCACTGCCTGCGCATTGCCCAGCATCACCAGGCCAAGACCCTGATCATCACCGACAGCAACCTGTCTCCCCTGGCCAAACGAGCCAATGCGGTGCTGCTGGTCAACGAAGGCAGCTCGTTCGCGTTCCGCTCGTTGAGTGCCACCTTGTGCCTGTGCCAAGCGTTGTTCATTGCCGTGGCCTACCGGCTTGAACTCAAGGTCGATGAAATCCATGAACAGGTCGGCTTCGAGGATTGA
- a CDS encoding bifunctional 5-dehydro-2-deoxygluconokinase/5-dehydro-2-deoxyphosphogluconate aldolase — protein sequence MGQTRFASERQLDVICLGRLGVDLYAQQVGARLEDVSSFAKYLGGSSANIAFGTARLGLKSAMLSRVGDDHMGRFLVQSLAREGCDVSGIKVDAERLTAMVLLGIKDRETFPLVFYRENCADMALRAEDIDEAFIASSKALLITGTHFSTEGVYNASIQALDHARKHNVKCVLDIDYRPVLWGLAGKADGETRFVADRKVSQHVQGILPRFDLIVGTEEEFLIAGGSEDLLTALRTVRSLTAATLVVKLGPQGCTVIHGDIPSRLEDGAIYPGVRVEVLNVLGAGDAFMSGFLAGWLEDASDERCCQLANACGGLVVSRHACAPAMPTRAELDYLFKSPVPITRPDQDAVLQRLHKVSVPRRAWKQLFIFAFDHRWQLVELAQKGGRELSSIGELKQLFIQAVERVEADLQRQGIEADVGLLADQRFGQDSLNAATGRGWWVARPVEVQGSRPLAFEHGRSIGSNLIAWPQEQIIKCLVQFHPDDEPLLRLEQEAQLMGLYKASQVSGHELLLEVIPPKDHPSAHPDVLYRALKRLYNLGIFPAWWKIEAQTAEEWQQLDELIQQRDPYCRGVVLLGLNAPAAALAEGFRQASQSTTCRGFAVGRTIFQEPSRAWMAGEIDDETLIRDVQGRFVELIEAWRSARA from the coding sequence ATGGGCCAGACTCGTTTTGCCAGTGAGCGTCAATTGGATGTGATCTGCCTGGGACGCCTGGGCGTCGATCTCTACGCGCAGCAGGTTGGCGCACGCCTGGAAGATGTCTCAAGCTTCGCCAAGTACCTGGGCGGATCATCGGCCAACATCGCCTTCGGCACGGCCCGCCTCGGGCTGAAATCGGCGATGTTGAGCCGCGTGGGCGACGACCACATGGGGCGGTTCCTGGTGCAATCCCTGGCTCGCGAAGGCTGCGACGTCAGTGGCATCAAGGTCGATGCCGAGCGCCTGACCGCCATGGTCCTGCTGGGTATCAAGGATCGCGAGACGTTCCCCTTGGTGTTCTATCGCGAAAACTGCGCAGACATGGCGCTGCGGGCCGAAGACATCGACGAAGCCTTCATCGCGTCCAGCAAGGCGCTGCTGATCACCGGCACGCACTTCTCCACCGAAGGCGTCTACAACGCGAGCATCCAGGCGCTGGACCATGCGCGAAAACACAACGTCAAATGCGTCCTCGACATCGATTATCGCCCGGTCCTCTGGGGCCTGGCGGGGAAGGCGGACGGTGAAACCCGTTTCGTCGCCGACCGCAAGGTCAGCCAGCATGTGCAAGGCATCCTGCCGCGTTTCGACCTGATCGTCGGCACAGAAGAAGAATTCCTCATCGCTGGCGGCAGCGAGGACCTGTTGACCGCGCTGCGTACCGTGCGCTCGCTGACGGCGGCAACGCTGGTGGTCAAGCTTGGCCCGCAGGGCTGCACGGTGATCCATGGCGATATCCCGAGCCGATTGGAAGACGGCGCCATTTACCCAGGCGTGCGTGTCGAAGTCCTGAATGTCCTGGGTGCGGGCGATGCATTCATGTCGGGTTTCCTCGCCGGTTGGCTGGAGGACGCCAGCGATGAGCGCTGCTGCCAATTGGCCAATGCCTGCGGCGGCCTGGTGGTGTCGCGCCATGCCTGCGCCCCGGCGATGCCGACCCGGGCCGAGCTCGATTATCTGTTCAAGAGCCCGGTGCCCATCACCCGACCGGACCAGGATGCGGTGCTGCAACGGCTGCATAAGGTCAGCGTGCCGCGCAGGGCCTGGAAGCAGCTGTTCATCTTTGCCTTCGACCATCGCTGGCAATTGGTGGAACTGGCCCAGAAGGGCGGTCGTGAGCTGAGCAGCATCGGTGAACTCAAGCAACTGTTCATCCAGGCGGTGGAACGGGTCGAAGCCGACCTGCAGCGCCAGGGCATCGAAGCCGACGTCGGGCTGCTGGCCGATCAGCGTTTCGGCCAGGATTCGCTCAACGCGGCCACTGGGCGAGGCTGGTGGGTGGCGCGGCCGGTGGAGGTGCAAGGCTCGCGGCCGCTGGCGTTCGAGCACGGGCGCTCCATCGGCAGCAACCTGATCGCCTGGCCGCAGGAACAGATCATCAAATGCCTGGTGCAATTTCACCCCGACGACGAACCGCTGCTGCGCCTGGAACAGGAGGCGCAATTGATGGGTTTGTACAAGGCGTCCCAGGTCAGCGGCCATGAGTTGCTGCTGGAAGTCATCCCGCCAAAGGATCATCCATCGGCTCATCCGGACGTGCTCTATCGTGCCCTCAAGCGCCTCTACAACCTGGGCATTTTCCCGGCGTGGTGGAAGATCGAAGCGCAGACAGCCGAAGAATGGCAGCAGCTCGACGAGCTCATCCAACAGCGCGACCCATATTGCCGTGGCGTAGTGCTGCTGGGCCTCAACGCCCCGGCCGCCGCGCTCGCCGAAGGCTTCCGCCAGGCCAGCCAGAGCACCACCTGTCGGGGCTTCGCCGTGGGCCGGACGATTTTCCAGGAACCGAGCCGGGCCTGGATGGCCGGTGAGATCGATGATGAAACGTTGATCCGGGACGTGCAGGGGCGGTTTGTGGAATTGATCGAGGCATGGCGCAGTGCTCGTGCCTGA
- the iolE gene encoding myo-inosose-2 dehydratase, with amino-acid sequence MPAIRIGINPISWSNDDLPSLGGETPLSTALSEGKEIGYEGFELNGKFPKDAKGVGDVLRPYDLALVSGWYSSRLARRSAAEEIDAIASHVELLAHNGATVLVYGEVADSIQGQRIPLIERPRFHTDEAWQAYADKLTELARFTLSQGVRLAYHHHMGAYVESPTDIDKLMALSGSEVGLLFDSGHCYMGGGEPLQVLRKHIERICHVHFKDVRKPVVQLARNNLWSFPDCIINGTFTVPGDGDIDFAALLDVLLAADYHGWLVVEAEQDPAVAPSYAYAKKGYDTLRALLQERTPA; translated from the coding sequence ATGCCCGCTATTCGAATTGGCATCAACCCGATTTCCTGGAGCAACGACGACCTGCCGTCCCTTGGCGGCGAGACGCCCTTGAGCACGGCGTTGAGCGAAGGCAAGGAAATCGGCTACGAAGGGTTTGAGCTAAACGGCAAGTTTCCCAAGGACGCCAAGGGCGTCGGCGACGTCTTGCGCCCGTATGACCTGGCGCTGGTGTCCGGCTGGTATTCCAGCCGATTGGCCCGGCGTTCGGCGGCTGAGGAAATCGATGCCATCGCCAGCCATGTCGAACTGTTGGCGCACAATGGCGCGACGGTGCTGGTCTACGGTGAAGTCGCCGATTCGATCCAGGGCCAACGCATCCCGTTGATCGAGCGCCCGCGCTTTCACACTGACGAAGCCTGGCAAGCCTACGCCGACAAGCTCACCGAACTGGCCCGCTTCACACTGTCCCAAGGCGTGCGCCTGGCGTATCACCACCATATGGGCGCCTACGTCGAATCGCCCACGGACATCGACAAACTGATGGCCCTGAGCGGCAGCGAGGTCGGCCTGTTGTTCGACTCGGGCCATTGCTACATGGGCGGCGGCGAACCCTTGCAAGTCCTGCGCAAACACATCGAACGCATCTGCCATGTGCACTTCAAGGATGTGCGCAAACCGGTGGTGCAACTGGCGCGCAATAACCTGTGGAGCTTCCCCGATTGCATCATCAACGGCACCTTCACCGTGCCGGGGGATGGCGACATCGATTTCGCCGCGTTGCTCGACGTCTTGCTGGCCGCCGACTACCACGGGTGGCTGGTGGTAGAAGCCGAGCAGGACCCGGCCGTGGCGCCGAGTTATGCCTACGCGAAGAAGGGCTACGACACCTTGCGTGCCCTGCTGCAAGAGAGGACGCCGGCATGA
- the iolB gene encoding 5-deoxy-glucuronate isomerase yields MSLLIKSSPGGQKLVELPHGALEYVGFAAYRLSLGETLPVMAGDKELCVVLLSGRIDLKGEAPGQGAFSWDNLGDRQSVFEDKSPYAAYLPPGSQAQVTALSDVQVAVCAAPGAAQNEYGPRLIRPDSMKRSVRGKGANTRYVCDILPDSEPAHSLLVVEVRTPSGHSSSYPPHKHDTDDLPHQSFLEETYYHQVNPSQGFVFQRVYTDDRSIDQAMAVENSDLVVVPKGYHPVSVPYGYESYYLNVMAGPKRVWQFHNDPQHSWLLDL; encoded by the coding sequence ATGAGCCTGTTGATCAAGAGCAGTCCCGGCGGCCAAAAGCTCGTCGAACTGCCCCATGGCGCCTTGGAATATGTGGGGTTCGCCGCCTACCGCCTGAGCCTCGGCGAAACCCTTCCGGTGATGGCGGGTGACAAGGAGCTGTGCGTAGTCTTGCTCAGCGGACGCATCGACCTCAAGGGCGAGGCGCCGGGGCAGGGGGCCTTCAGCTGGGATAACCTCGGCGATCGTCAATCGGTATTCGAAGATAAATCCCCCTACGCCGCGTATCTGCCACCGGGCAGTCAGGCCCAAGTCACCGCGCTGAGCGATGTGCAGGTAGCGGTATGCGCCGCGCCAGGTGCCGCGCAAAACGAATACGGCCCACGGCTGATCCGCCCCGACAGCATGAAACGCAGCGTGCGCGGCAAGGGCGCCAATACCCGTTATGTCTGCGACATCCTGCCCGACAGCGAACCGGCCCATTCGCTGCTGGTGGTGGAAGTGCGCACGCCGTCCGGTCACTCGTCCAGCTACCCGCCGCATAAGCACGACACCGACGACCTGCCGCACCAGAGCTTCCTCGAAGAAACCTATTACCACCAGGTGAATCCGTCCCAGGGCTTCGTGTTCCAGCGGGTCTACACCGACGACCGCAGCATCGACCAGGCCATGGCCGTGGAGAACAGCGACCTGGTGGTGGTGCCCAAGGGGTATCACCCGGTCAGCGTGCCCTATGGGTACGAGTCCTATTACCTGAATGTCATGGCCGGTCCGAAGCGGGTCTGGCAGTTCCATAACGACCCGCAGCACAGCTGGCTGCTCGACCTCTGA
- a CDS encoding CoA-acylating methylmalonate-semialdehyde dehydrogenase, protein MSDTPVVGHYINGRVQDGDSARSSNVFNPATGAVQARVALAEPSTVDAAVASALAAFPAWSEQSSLRRSRVMFKFKELLDRHHDELARIISREHGKVLSDAHGEVTRGIEIVEYACGAPSLLKTDFSDNIGGGIDNWNLRQPLGVCAGVTPFNFPVMVPLWMIPLALVAGNCFILKPSERDPSASLLMARLLTEAGLPDGVFNVVQGDKAAVDALLQHPDIEAISFVGSTPIAQYIHQQGTANGKRVQALGGAKNHMIVMPDADLDQAADALIGAAYGSAGERCMAISIAVAVGDVGDELIARLLPRIDQLKVGDGQQPGVDMGPLVTAEHKAKVEGFIDAGVAEGARLIVDGRGFKVPGAEQGFFVGATLFDRVTAEMSIYKQEIFGPVLGIVRVPDFATAVALINAHEFGNGVSCFTRDGGIARAFARSIKVGMVGINVPIPVPMAWHSFGGWKRSLFGDHHAYGEEGLRFYSRYKSVMQRWPDSIAKGPEFSMPTAQ, encoded by the coding sequence ATGAGCGACACCCCGGTAGTAGGCCATTACATCAACGGTCGCGTGCAGGACGGCGACAGCGCTCGCTCCAGCAATGTCTTCAACCCGGCCACCGGCGCGGTGCAGGCGCGGGTGGCCCTGGCCGAACCAAGTACTGTCGACGCGGCGGTGGCCTCGGCGCTGGCGGCGTTCCCGGCCTGGTCCGAGCAATCGTCGTTGCGTCGCTCGCGGGTGATGTTCAAGTTCAAGGAACTGCTCGATCGTCACCATGACGAACTGGCTCGGATCATCAGTCGTGAACATGGCAAGGTGCTGTCCGACGCCCATGGCGAAGTCACCCGTGGCATCGAGATCGTCGAGTACGCCTGCGGTGCACCGAGCCTGCTCAAGACCGATTTCAGCGACAACATCGGTGGTGGCATCGACAACTGGAACCTGCGCCAGCCACTCGGGGTGTGCGCCGGTGTCACGCCGTTCAACTTCCCGGTGATGGTGCCGTTGTGGATGATTCCGCTGGCCTTGGTCGCCGGCAATTGCTTCATCCTCAAGCCCTCGGAACGCGACCCGTCCGCCAGCCTGCTGATGGCTCGGTTGCTGACCGAAGCCGGCTTGCCGGACGGCGTCTTCAATGTGGTCCAGGGCGACAAGGCGGCGGTGGATGCGCTGTTGCAGCACCCGGACATCGAGGCGATTTCCTTTGTCGGCTCCACGCCCATCGCTCAATACATCCACCAACAGGGCACCGCGAACGGCAAGCGCGTACAGGCCCTGGGCGGGGCGAAGAACCACATGATCGTCATGCCCGATGCCGACCTCGACCAGGCGGCGGATGCCTTGATCGGTGCGGCCTACGGATCGGCCGGCGAGCGTTGCATGGCGATTTCCATTGCCGTGGCGGTGGGCGATGTCGGCGATGAGCTGATTGCGCGATTGCTGCCGCGTATCGACCAGTTGAAGGTCGGCGACGGCCAGCAGCCCGGCGTTGACATGGGGCCGCTGGTCACCGCCGAGCACAAGGCCAAGGTGGAAGGTTTTATCGATGCTGGCGTGGCCGAGGGTGCTCGCCTGATCGTTGATGGCCGTGGTTTCAAAGTGCCGGGGGCCGAGCAGGGATTTTTCGTCGGTGCGACGCTGTTCGACCGGGTCACAGCCGAGATGAGCATCTATAAGCAAGAGATTTTCGGCCCGGTGCTGGGCATCGTTCGTGTACCGGACTTCGCCACGGCGGTGGCGCTGATCAACGCCCATGAGTTCGGCAATGGCGTGTCGTGCTTCACCCGAGACGGCGGCATCGCCCGGGCATTTGCGCGCAGCATCAAGGTCGGCATGGTGGGCATCAACGTGCCGATTCCGGTGCCCATGGCCTGGCATTCCTTTGGCGGCTGGAAGCGTTCGCTGTTCGGCGACCACCATGCCTATGGCGAGGAAGGCCTGCGCTTCTACAGTCGCTACAAAAGCGTGATGCAGCGCTGGCCCGACAGCATCGCCAAGGGCCCTGAGTTCAGCATGCCGACTGCCCAATAA